From Paenibacillus polymyxa, the proteins below share one genomic window:
- a CDS encoding type I restriction endonuclease subunit M, which yields MKRLDSIVEFVSGSPQFRIIEVFDDKAPLYTYYGQQDIEDDLVGIDSNGSDSKQVRTLDKVSTLCQGDIVFSLISGKSTMVGVKHQGYLYTQNYVKLVTDEKIESKYLVYLLNEDKFINKQFQMGLQGSQVLKYTLKQVKELELPDLPIIEKQRIIGELYFNQLRLEALKIRAANLETIIVLEKLRGAINK from the coding sequence ATGAAGAGATTAGATAGTATAGTAGAGTTCGTGAGTGGTTCACCGCAATTTAGAATTATAGAAGTGTTTGATGATAAAGCACCACTTTACACCTATTATGGACAACAAGATATTGAAGATGATTTGGTTGGTATTGATTCTAATGGTAGTGACAGCAAACAAGTACGAACCTTGGATAAGGTCAGTACGTTATGTCAAGGGGATATTGTTTTTAGTTTGATATCGGGAAAATCTACTATGGTTGGTGTGAAGCATCAGGGATATCTATACACGCAAAACTACGTTAAATTAGTAACTGATGAAAAAATTGAGTCAAAATATCTTGTTTACTTACTTAATGAAGATAAATTCATTAATAAACAGTTTCAAATGGGACTACAGGGGTCTCAAGTTCTAAAATACACACTAAAACAAGTGAAAGAACTTGAGCTACCAGATCTGCCTATAATAGAAAAACAGCGCATAATCGGTGAACTCTATTTCAACCAATTGCGACTAGAAGCATTGAAAATTAGAGCGGCAAATTTGGAAACTATCATAGTATTAGAAAAGCTTAGGGGGGCAATCAATAAATGA
- the rhuM gene encoding RhuM family protein, giving the protein MNQLQFLMYDADEKVVSAEIAHTTQHGAIEGKAQTNAVKYYNLDAIISVGYRVNSQKATKFHIWATDVLKDYIQKGFKIDVERMKQGEHVFSKDYFSELIETVRSIRASERRIWQQISDVFAEISYDYDRNAEITKKFYATVQNKFHYAITGKTAAEIAYDSADKGKDHMGLTSWKNSPEGLRKALMNS; this is encoded by the coding sequence ATGAACCAATTACAATTTTTAATGTATGATGCCGATGAAAAAGTGGTTAGTGCAGAAATTGCACATACCACTCAACATGGAGCAATAGAAGGAAAGGCACAGACAAACGCTGTTAAATATTACAATCTGGATGCCATTATATCAGTTGGCTATCGTGTAAATTCACAAAAGGCAACAAAGTTCCATATATGGGCAACGGATGTCTTAAAAGATTACATCCAAAAAGGTTTTAAAATTGATGTTGAACGTATGAAACAAGGTGAGCATGTTTTTAGCAAGGATTACTTCAGTGAGCTGATTGAAACCGTTCGTTCCATTCGAGCAAGTGAACGACGGATATGGCAACAAATATCAGATGTATTTGCGGAAATTTCATACGACTATGACAGGAACGCAGAGATCACCAAGAAGTTTTATGCAACAGTTCAAAATAAGTTTCATTATGCCATTACAGGCAAAACGGCTGCTGAAATTGCTTATGACAGTGCCGATAAAGGCAAAGATCATATGGGGCTTACTTCTTGGAAGAATTCGCCCGAGGGTCTACGAAAAGCATTGATGAATTCTTAA
- a CDS encoding type I restriction-modification system subunit M, translating to MSNNLQTITTKLWAMANELRGSMDAAEYKNYILAFMFYRYLSEHQEQYLVKNNVIDVAVGESINKAYLEQAIGDDLNDYLEDISSSLGYAIAPLDTWESLVHKIDNSMVIPSDYQTIFDNFNRNAELNREAAKDFRGVFNDINLGDSRLGSSTNERAKSLNRIVKLVHGIEYKGEDNKDILGAIYEYLIGQFAASAGKKGGEFYTPHEVSKVLAKIVTDGVEESEHTFSLYDPTCGSGSLLLTVQGELPGGNKPGAIKFFGQEKNTTTYNLARMNLMMHGVSFNNMTLSNADTLESDWPDGPDAQGTDHPRSFDAVVANPPYSAHWDNSETKLKDPRFREYGKLAPRTKADYAFILHSLYHLNDTGTMAIVLPHGVLFRGAAEGAIRQTIIEKNYLDTVIGLPANLFYGVSIPTTILVFKKNRKTKDILFIDASNEFEKGKNQNKLTDKNINKIIETYRNRVDVDKYAHVASLEEIKENEFNLNIPRYVDTFEEEQVIDLAEVSKLLEQDKQEIAELEAKINEQLKILGIHV from the coding sequence ATGAGCAATAATCTGCAAACTATTACAACAAAACTATGGGCGATGGCAAATGAGCTTCGTGGAAGCATGGATGCTGCAGAATATAAGAACTACATTTTAGCCTTTATGTTTTACCGTTATCTGTCAGAACATCAAGAACAGTATTTAGTTAAAAATAATGTTATTGATGTTGCCGTTGGTGAATCAATTAATAAAGCTTATTTAGAACAAGCAATTGGTGACGATTTGAATGACTACCTAGAAGATATTTCTTCAAGTTTAGGTTATGCCATTGCACCGCTTGATACTTGGGAATCTTTAGTTCATAAGATTGATAATAGCATGGTGATTCCAAGTGATTATCAGACTATTTTTGATAACTTCAATCGAAACGCTGAATTAAATAGAGAAGCTGCGAAAGATTTTCGTGGCGTATTTAACGATATTAATCTTGGGGATTCACGTCTAGGTTCTTCTACAAATGAACGTGCGAAATCACTTAACCGAATTGTAAAGCTTGTTCATGGCATTGAATACAAGGGTGAAGATAACAAGGATATTCTTGGTGCAATCTATGAATACCTCATCGGTCAATTTGCAGCAAGTGCAGGTAAAAAAGGTGGAGAATTCTACACTCCTCACGAAGTTTCTAAAGTTTTGGCTAAAATCGTAACCGATGGTGTAGAAGAGTCGGAACATACTTTCTCGCTGTATGACCCGACTTGTGGATCTGGGTCATTGCTGTTAACGGTTCAAGGTGAGCTGCCTGGTGGAAATAAACCCGGGGCGATTAAATTTTTTGGTCAAGAAAAGAATACGACAACATACAACTTGGCTCGTATGAACCTGATGATGCATGGTGTTTCATTTAATAATATGACTCTGTCTAATGCTGACACACTTGAAAGCGATTGGCCTGATGGACCAGATGCCCAAGGAACTGACCATCCACGCTCATTTGATGCCGTGGTTGCGAACCCTCCTTATTCTGCTCATTGGGACAATAGCGAAACGAAACTCAAAGATCCACGTTTTAGGGAATATGGTAAACTCGCTCCTAGAACTAAGGCGGATTATGCATTCATTTTACACAGCTTGTATCATCTGAATGATACTGGAACAATGGCGATTGTATTACCGCATGGTGTCTTGTTCCGTGGTGCAGCAGAAGGTGCGATTCGCCAAACGATCATTGAGAAAAACTATCTTGATACAGTTATAGGATTACCTGCCAACTTGTTTTACGGCGTATCCATCCCAACTACGATTTTAGTATTCAAGAAAAATCGTAAAACAAAAGACATCTTGTTTATCGATGCAAGCAATGAATTTGAAAAAGGTAAAAATCAAAACAAACTTACTGATAAAAACATCAATAAGATTATCGAAACGTACCGAAATCGTGTAGATGTTGATAAATATGCTCACGTGGCATCACTTGAAGAAATCAAAGAAAATGAGTTTAACTTAAATATTCCTCGCTACGTGGATACGTTTGAAGAAGAGCAAGTCATTGACCTTGCCGAAGTGAGTAAGCTTTTAGAGCAAGATAAACAAGAAATCGCTGAACTTGAAGCTAAAATCAATGAACAGCTGAAAATTTTGGGTATTCATGTGTAG
- a CDS encoding type II toxin-antitoxin system RelE/ParE family toxin: MEKKYKLRYLTLAQSDLLEIVNYISEQLSAPQAAINLVDKLDRAISKLEQFPFSGHLYKNNFKLKDEFRMLVVENYIVFYVVFDDIVEIRRVIYSKRNHEKLL; this comes from the coding sequence ATGGAAAAGAAGTATAAATTACGTTACCTCACCCTAGCACAATCAGACTTGCTAGAGATTGTTAATTATATAAGCGAACAACTTTCTGCACCACAAGCTGCAATTAATCTTGTTGATAAGTTAGATAGGGCCATTTCAAAGTTAGAACAATTTCCTTTCTCTGGACATCTCTATAAAAACAACTTTAAGCTTAAGGATGAATTTCGAATGCTTGTTGTTGAGAATTATATTGTATTCTACGTTGTTTTTGATGATATTGTAGAAATCCGACGAGTTATATATAGTAAACGCAATCATGAAAAACTACTTTGA
- a CDS encoding type I restriction endonuclease subunit R translates to MTENQFETELIQYLTSRTIVEQEHPEGTGNFDIKESSAGYIVKTKLWKYEPHIKSTEQLWNNFKAILEQHNQNTLDHPLSVVEFNQVKKIISDIQTPYEAGQFLYGLNGVSQIEIDLDDGRHVFLTVFDQKQIGAGDTVYQVVNQIKRPSVITGKGDCRFDTTLLINGLPIIQIEEKRDTRNVDEALNQMQQYAADHQYRDIFSTLQILVAMTPNNVKYMANTTADKFNKDFAFNWQRKSDNTIVRNWKEFADSMLSIPMAHQMATNYMILDGTKNKQTLKVMRPYQVYATQNVIEGLKRSDFELGTHKIGYIWHTTGSGKTITSFKTAWLASRMPKVDKVVFVVDRIALTKQTNENYNAYDPDATEDTFGSVQNTDNTTDLSRKLKSKDNSIIVTSVQKLDTLVKRKTFQAPDKNIVFIVDEAHRSTGGDSFKNIQKAFKKSAWVGYTGTPMFDETTTGLRTEDIFGPLLHAYTIREAIADRNVLGFKVDFETTIDEKQMKEKYLPAFYRERYPNWNEERIQEKINNLSQEDMDDAVEPSFYDENSDHIKLVVQDIFKNWRNRSNEGKYNALFTTHVGGGKASTPMAMMYFKEFQRVNEENKKNGGQTLKVAVTFSQNTSNNDSMLATNQGLHHAMTAYNTEFGTSFGMDDVSGYTQDVTSRLNKSVTDQNFLDLVIVVDQLLTGFDAPELNTLYVDRTLKGAGLIQAYSRTNRIADMQEKPWGRVVNYRWPAQNEKLMNKALAVYANKDSAILSEEDQRESNQKDGIIAKPFEDVFNEVKEVVGKLGSLTTEFQQLPPSEKKKDEMLDLLREYNRGMAKLKQYDSDEVDGEKVGFNYDDRDELIEKLGMTSDQEKMLTTVLTNELKSHIAKEKKIPIYQIELRMTHVKDIRVDYDYLTELVERLLNEVHEGKDEEAKETQEKINQFANGLDDRNYATKIMNAATAIIKGHFPPAGSNFTYPVKLSDSEHIIQQANNVSLDRRFLDFRVKWGITDIITSAQMRELFSRHRYGLQDLDDTGQIRDIIAQASSDYKTLAHDEEVQSLSKIKYRNGLRDAIYELADELAES, encoded by the coding sequence ATGACCGAGAATCAATTTGAAACAGAATTAATTCAATACCTGACGAGTCGCACAATTGTAGAACAAGAACATCCTGAAGGAACGGGTAACTTTGATATCAAAGAATCAAGTGCTGGCTACATAGTGAAAACAAAATTATGGAAATATGAACCGCATATTAAATCTACAGAACAACTCTGGAATAATTTCAAGGCGATCCTGGAACAACACAATCAGAATACGCTTGACCATCCTTTAAGTGTTGTGGAATTTAATCAAGTTAAGAAAATTATCTCTGATATTCAGACCCCCTATGAAGCAGGGCAGTTCTTATATGGTTTAAATGGGGTTTCGCAAATCGAAATAGATTTAGATGATGGACGTCATGTGTTTCTTACTGTGTTTGATCAAAAACAAATAGGGGCTGGAGATACCGTTTATCAAGTGGTCAATCAAATCAAACGACCATCAGTGATCACAGGAAAAGGAGACTGTCGTTTTGACACAACTCTCTTGATTAATGGTTTACCAATAATTCAAATTGAAGAAAAGCGTGATACGCGTAATGTCGATGAAGCGCTCAATCAGATGCAGCAATATGCTGCAGATCATCAGTATCGTGATATTTTCTCAACCTTGCAAATTTTGGTGGCAATGACACCAAATAATGTGAAGTATATGGCGAATACGACGGCAGATAAATTTAATAAGGATTTTGCTTTTAACTGGCAACGCAAGAGTGACAATACCATTGTGCGTAACTGGAAAGAATTTGCTGATTCTATGCTTTCGATTCCAATGGCGCATCAAATGGCTACTAACTACATGATTTTGGACGGAACAAAGAACAAACAAACGTTGAAAGTGATGCGTCCGTATCAAGTGTATGCGACACAAAATGTGATCGAGGGCTTGAAACGTTCAGATTTTGAACTTGGTACCCATAAAATCGGTTATATCTGGCACACAACGGGATCTGGTAAAACGATCACAAGCTTCAAAACGGCATGGCTGGCAAGTCGTATGCCGAAAGTGGACAAGGTTGTCTTTGTTGTGGATAGAATTGCTTTAACTAAGCAAACCAATGAAAATTACAATGCCTATGATCCTGATGCGACAGAAGACACATTTGGTAGCGTTCAAAACACAGACAATACGACTGATTTGAGTCGTAAGCTTAAAAGTAAAGACAACAGCATTATTGTTACTTCGGTTCAAAAACTAGATACCTTGGTGAAACGCAAAACCTTTCAAGCTCCAGATAAGAATATCGTATTTATCGTGGACGAAGCCCATCGTTCAACTGGCGGTGACTCATTCAAGAATATCCAAAAAGCTTTTAAGAAATCTGCTTGGGTGGGCTATACGGGAACACCGATGTTTGATGAAACGACCACTGGTCTTCGAACAGAAGATATTTTTGGTCCACTATTACATGCATATACCATTCGTGAAGCGATTGCTGACCGTAATGTGTTAGGATTCAAGGTGGATTTTGAGACAACAATTGACGAAAAACAAATGAAAGAAAAATATCTTCCTGCGTTCTACCGTGAACGCTATCCCAACTGGAATGAAGAACGAATTCAAGAGAAAATCAACAATCTCTCCCAGGAAGATATGGATGATGCTGTTGAACCCAGTTTCTACGATGAAAATTCGGATCATATCAAATTAGTAGTGCAAGACATTTTCAAAAATTGGCGTAATCGTTCTAATGAAGGCAAGTATAATGCTTTGTTCACAACTCATGTGGGTGGTGGTAAAGCAAGTACGCCAATGGCAATGATGTATTTTAAGGAGTTTCAACGTGTCAACGAAGAAAATAAGAAGAATGGCGGACAAACATTAAAAGTTGCGGTGACATTTAGTCAAAACACGTCAAACAATGATAGTATGCTTGCCACAAATCAAGGTTTGCACCATGCTATGACAGCTTATAATACTGAATTTGGCACATCTTTTGGGATGGATGATGTTTCTGGCTATACCCAAGACGTGACTTCACGCTTAAATAAATCGGTCACTGATCAAAATTTCCTCGATTTGGTTATTGTGGTTGACCAATTATTGACTGGTTTTGATGCACCTGAACTTAACACGCTTTATGTGGATCGAACCTTAAAAGGCGCGGGGTTAATTCAAGCTTATTCAAGAACAAATCGTATTGCAGATATGCAAGAGAAGCCATGGGGGCGTGTGGTGAATTACCGCTGGCCTGCTCAAAATGAGAAGTTAATGAATAAAGCACTTGCTGTTTATGCGAATAAAGACTCAGCCATTCTGTCTGAAGAAGATCAACGTGAATCTAATCAGAAAGATGGTATCATTGCCAAACCATTTGAAGATGTATTTAATGAAGTGAAAGAAGTGGTGGGGAAGCTAGGTAGCTTAACGACTGAATTTCAACAGTTGCCTCCATCTGAAAAGAAAAAGGACGAGATGCTCGATCTGCTCCGTGAATATAACAGAGGGATGGCAAAATTAAAGCAATATGATTCCGATGAAGTTGATGGTGAAAAAGTTGGATTTAACTATGATGATCGAGATGAGTTAATAGAGAAGCTGGGAATGACTTCAGATCAAGAGAAAATGTTAACAACCGTTTTAACGAATGAACTAAAGTCACATATTGCTAAAGAGAAGAAAATCCCTATCTATCAAATCGAACTGCGGATGACACATGTGAAGGATATTAGAGTTGACTATGATTATCTTACTGAACTCGTGGAACGATTATTGAACGAAGTCCACGAAGGCAAAGATGAAGAAGCCAAAGAGACACAAGAAAAAATTAATCAATTTGCCAATGGGTTGGATGATCGTAACTATGCAACTAAAATTATGAATGCAGCTACTGCAATTATCAAAGGTCACTTCCCACCTGCAGGCTCTAACTTCACGTATCCCGTGAAGCTGAGTGACAGTGAACATATTATCCAGCAAGCGAACAACGTCAGCCTGGATCGAAGGTTTCTTGATTTCCGAGTGAAGTGGGGAATTACTGATATTATCACAAGTGCTCAAATGCGAGAGTTGTTTAGTCGCCATCGCTACGGCTTACAAGACTTGGATGATACGGGTCAAATCCGTGATATAATCGCTCAAGCCAGTTCTGACTATAAGACACTTGCTCATGATGAAGAAGTGCAGTCATTATCTAAAATTAAATATCGCAACGGTTTGCGCGACGCAATTTACGAACTAGCGGATGAATTGGCAGAAAGTTAA
- a CDS encoding tRNA dihydrouridine synthase, with protein MTNNFWRDLPRPFFILAPMEDVTDVVFRHVVSEAARPDVFFTEFANTESYCHPEGNKSVRGRLTFTEDEQPMVAHIWGDKPEYFREMSIGMAKEGFKGIDINMGCPVANVAQNGKGSGLICRPEIAADIIQATKAGGLPVSVKTRLGFTTVDEWRDWLTHILKQDIVNLSIHLRTREEMSKVDAHWELIPEIKKLRDEVAPDTLLTINGDIPDRQTGLKLAEQYGVDGIMIGRGIFQNPFAFEKERKEHSSEELLELLRLHLDLHDQYSAQEPRSFSPLARFFKIYVRGFRGASELRNSLMNAKSTSEVRTLLDEFGSKDHDEVEERGN; from the coding sequence ATGACGAATAATTTTTGGCGTGATTTGCCACGACCTTTTTTTATACTGGCACCGATGGAAGATGTGACGGATGTTGTGTTTCGCCATGTCGTAAGTGAAGCAGCCAGACCGGATGTGTTTTTTACGGAGTTTGCGAATACAGAGAGTTATTGTCACCCGGAGGGGAACAAAAGTGTACGCGGGCGTTTGACTTTTACAGAGGATGAACAGCCCATGGTGGCCCATATCTGGGGAGATAAGCCGGAATATTTCCGTGAAATGAGCATCGGTATGGCGAAAGAAGGCTTCAAAGGCATCGATATTAATATGGGTTGTCCCGTAGCGAATGTAGCCCAGAATGGGAAGGGAAGCGGTCTGATCTGCCGTCCCGAAATCGCAGCGGATATCATTCAGGCCACCAAAGCCGGGGGACTGCCCGTGAGTGTAAAAACAAGGCTCGGTTTCACTACCGTGGACGAATGGCGCGACTGGTTGACCCATATTTTGAAACAAGACATTGTGAATTTGTCCATTCATCTGCGGACAAGAGAGGAAATGAGCAAAGTAGACGCCCACTGGGAACTGATTCCGGAGATTAAGAAACTTCGTGATGAGGTGGCACCAGATACACTGCTGACCATTAACGGAGATATTCCGGACCGTCAGACCGGCTTGAAGCTCGCTGAGCAATATGGAGTGGATGGTATTATGATTGGGCGTGGTATTTTCCAGAATCCATTTGCGTTTGAGAAGGAGCGGAAGGAACATAGCAGTGAAGAATTGCTTGAACTGCTGCGGCTTCATTTAGATCTCCATGATCAATATTCAGCGCAGGAGCCACGTTCGTTCAGCCCTCTCGCCCGCTTCTTCAAAATATATGTCCGTGGATTCCGGGGGGCAAGTGAACTCAGAAACAGCTTAATGAACGCCAAATCAACAAGTGAAGTGCGTACATTGCTTGATGAGTTTGGAAGCAAGGATCATGATGAGGTAGAGGAACGTGGAAATTAA
- a CDS encoding restriction endonuclease subunit S, with protein MNENKENTPRIRFHGFTDAWEQRELGEVIDNQYNGQTPSRANSSFWNGDINWLSSGELNRGVVSKTIEKITENGRKNANLKIVPKGTFVMAITGLEAAGTRGNCAKLGIDTTLNQSCMALYPNEKLLNSSFLFQWYRKVGEEYGLQYTQGTKQQSYNAELIKKLPIILPSVSEQKLIADFFDTLDHLITLHQRKLNNVKNLKAGLLQKMFPKNGEDFPEIRFPGFTDAWEQRKVSEITIHHNSGVYIKKENYGEGTNIIGVGNMYDSDIIDGKIYRLAPVKDDKFILNENDLIYGESSLVPEGIARVMCVDENGSGTAFAWHTRRFKIDNEVANSHFITLLLNYNKSVRQYLMNVSTQTALTGITTEGFFGAMIMFPNIIEQKRISNFFKQLDNLITLHQHKLEHLQEQKKALLQQMFI; from the coding sequence ATGAACGAAAACAAAGAAAATACACCTAGAATAAGATTTCATGGATTCACTGATGCTTGGGAACAGCGTGAGTTGGGGGAGGTTATAGACAATCAGTATAATGGTCAAACCCCTTCCAGAGCGAATTCTAGTTTTTGGAATGGAGATATTAATTGGCTTTCTAGTGGTGAGTTAAACAGAGGTGTTGTTTCTAAAACAATCGAAAAAATTACAGAGAACGGAAGGAAAAATGCTAATCTAAAAATTGTTCCAAAGGGTACATTTGTGATGGCAATAACCGGTTTAGAAGCAGCTGGAACTCGGGGTAACTGTGCAAAATTAGGAATAGACACTACTTTAAACCAATCATGTATGGCACTGTATCCTAACGAAAAATTACTTAATTCATCGTTCTTGTTTCAATGGTATCGAAAAGTAGGCGAAGAATACGGATTACAATACACACAAGGAACAAAGCAACAAAGCTACAACGCTGAATTAATAAAAAAACTTCCGATTATTTTACCTTCTGTAAGTGAACAAAAACTAATTGCCGACTTTTTTGACACCCTAGACCACCTCATCACCCTTCATCAGCGTAAATTAAATAACGTGAAAAATTTGAAGGCTGGGTTGCTTCAAAAAATGTTTCCGAAAAATGGTGAAGATTTTCCCGAAATTCGTTTCCCTGGATTCACTGACGCTTGGGAACAGCGTAAGGTATCGGAAATCACTATACACCACAACTCTGGAGTCTATATCAAGAAAGAAAATTATGGCGAAGGAACGAACATAATTGGTGTCGGTAATATGTACGACAGCGACATTATTGACGGAAAAATTTATCGTTTGGCTCCCGTAAAGGACGACAAGTTTATTCTTAATGAAAATGACTTGATTTATGGAGAGTCTTCTCTTGTTCCAGAGGGGATTGCTCGTGTGATGTGCGTCGATGAAAATGGCTCTGGGACTGCGTTTGCGTGGCATACTCGTAGATTCAAAATTGATAACGAAGTGGCGAATTCTCACTTTATAACTTTGCTGCTCAACTACAACAAATCCGTTCGCCAGTACCTCATGAATGTATCAACTCAAACCGCTTTGACGGGAATAACAACGGAGGGCTTTTTTGGGGCAATGATTATGTTTCCAAACATTATTGAACAAAAAAGAATTTCTAATTTTTTCAAACAACTTGACAACCTCATCACCCTTCATCAGCATAAGTTGGAACACTTGCAAGAACAGAAGAAAGCACTACTACAACAAATGTTTATCTAG